Part of the Nicotiana sylvestris chromosome 2, ASM39365v2, whole genome shotgun sequence genome, AACACCATGCAAAAGAAGAAGGCGACAGAGGGAAGCTGCCCAGAGGACTACTGCATGCTCCAGAAATAGTATTATCTGATGGAATACGGGGTCTAACATGTCTTTCTTCTGCTTCACTACTTGACTCATTAATTGCCTCAGCAGTTGATATcaattttggaggaggaaggagGAAGGAAACTCTTTCAATTGCCCAGCAGTATTGTTGTTACTTGTTAATGAGGTTGGTGAGAGATCAAGAGGAGGAGGTGCGACCTGTTGAAGAcataattaattagttaaattcaACATGATATCAAAGTAGGCAGAGGCCGCTGCTTCAATTCCCCTAATAAAAAGAGTAAGTTGAGGGCCCTGTCGGAgatataattaattaattaaaaagtgTATTTTCTCTAACAACTTAATATTTTAGATGAGATGGTCACATAATTCAACATTACCTCTTGTAAACGCCTAGAGCTGAAGCCAGAGGGGGAATTGGAGTGGGATTGAAATTCAGGTGCTGCGGTTAGCATTTGGACAACTTCTCTGAAATTAACAGCTTCCACCCTATAGATTTTAGGGGGAATTGGTAGAGATGGAGCTATGGGTTTCTTGGTGATTGGTTTTGATGGAAGGCTGCGAACTCTACGGAGAGAAGAATTATatggtttttctttcttttcttcttgtggATGAACAGCAAAAGAACTTGAActagagaaagaagaagaatacaTTTTATATGAATATGACTCCATTTTGGCTATATATGTTTACCTAAGTTCGAACTTTTGTGAgaaatataatatttatattaACTGGAAAGCTTGTTAATTAAGAAGAATATATATCTCTGTCTTTTGAGTCCTTGTATATATAGAGAAGGAACCTGAAAGAGAGAAGATATTAAAATAATTAGTTGAGGCTTGAGGGGAATGAATTGATAGGATCGAGCATCGAATGGTATTAACGTGAAGTTTGTCTTGAGCGTCGGCTATGGCTGAAGCTGAAAACATTAACATAACTTATAATGTCCAGTTCACAAGTTTGACTTCATCTAACATTTTGCTTCCATTATTATTTGTCTGATCAGTAACTGAATTCGGTGTATTATTGTTTCAACTTTTTTCTGTTCTTTCAAATATCTTGGAGTTGTTTAGTGGCGGCGTTTGCTGCCAGGTTACCATGTGTTCTCGGTCTATTCCTTGTCTCCCTTCTTGATGGAACAATATCCGTACCCACACGTTGCGTAAAGAATATTACGAAGGATTGCATATAGGcgttcgtaacacgcagcggaagacaataacaatcttaggcagatcttttcgtgtttaaaatttatttacatgtcaatagatcggatcgaagacgtacctggtgaagaaagtctcgttttaaattcttcgatagtgcgaagactccaTGCGTATCCATACCGAgactgatccttgctatcaactctttgaccAATGAAACCCGCAAACAAATTGAACGAATAATATagtgttgaaatttttctcaaaaatctcaactcaaattagaagaacaagaaacacttttcttgtaattgtattttctc contains:
- the LOC104239431 gene encoding VQ motif-containing protein 29-like, with the translated sequence MYSSSFSSSSSFAVHPQEEKKEKPYNSSLRRVRSLPSKPITKKPIAPSLPIPPKIYRVEAVNFREVVQMLTAAPEFQSHSNSPSGFSSRRLQEVAPPPLDLSPTSLTSNNNTAGQLKEFPSSFLLQN